One stretch of Streptomyces zhihengii DNA includes these proteins:
- a CDS encoding geranylgeranyl reductase family protein, which yields MGHRSDREQKDIVSSENDATGAEAADELGDEAVWDVVVVGAGPAGASAAYAAAVSGRRVLLLEKSGLPRYKTCGGGIIGPSRDSLPPGFELPLQDKVHAVTFTLGGRMARTRRSRRMLFGLINRPEFDAQLVEHAEKAGAVVRTGVTVSRVEQHGPAVPDRRTVAVVLSPTGSSGEGSEETVLARAVVGADGSASRIGAHVGVKLDQVDLGLEAEIPVPETVAEDWAGRVLIDWGPMPGSYGWVFPKGRTLTVGVISARGEGAATKRYLEDFIARLGLAGFEPAVSSGHLTRCRSEDSPLSRGRVLVCGDAAGLLEPWTREGISFALRSGRLAGEWAVRVAESHDAVDARRQALNYAFAIKAGLGVEMAVGRRMLTVFERRPGLLHAVLTGFRPAWNVFADITRGSTTLAGMVRTHPLARRALDILDKRAASS from the coding sequence ATGGGCCACAGGTCGGATCGGGAGCAGAAGGACATCGTGAGCAGCGAGAACGATGCCACCGGAGCAGAGGCGGCAGATGAGCTTGGCGACGAAGCGGTGTGGGACGTCGTCGTGGTCGGCGCAGGACCTGCCGGAGCGTCGGCTGCGTATGCGGCGGCGGTGAGCGGCCGCAGGGTGCTGCTCCTGGAGAAGTCGGGGCTGCCCCGGTACAAGACGTGCGGCGGTGGAATCATCGGGCCGTCCCGCGACAGCCTCCCCCCGGGCTTCGAACTGCCGTTGCAGGACAAGGTCCACGCCGTGACGTTCACCCTGGGCGGCCGGATGGCGCGCACCCGCCGGTCCCGGCGGATGCTGTTCGGGCTGATCAACCGGCCCGAGTTCGACGCCCAGCTCGTCGAGCACGCGGAGAAGGCCGGCGCGGTGGTGCGCACCGGTGTCACGGTCTCCCGCGTGGAGCAGCACGGCCCCGCGGTCCCCGACCGCCGGACGGTCGCCGTCGTCCTGTCCCCGACCGGCTCGTCCGGCGAGGGGTCCGAGGAGACGGTCCTCGCCCGGGCGGTCGTCGGCGCCGACGGCAGCGCCAGCCGGATAGGCGCCCATGTGGGCGTGAAACTCGACCAGGTCGACCTCGGCCTGGAGGCGGAGATCCCGGTTCCGGAGACCGTCGCCGAGGACTGGGCGGGGCGGGTCCTGATCGACTGGGGCCCGATGCCCGGCAGTTACGGCTGGGTCTTCCCCAAGGGCCGGACGCTGACGGTCGGCGTCATCTCCGCACGCGGCGAGGGCGCGGCCACCAAGCGGTACCTGGAGGACTTCATCGCCCGTCTGGGCCTGGCCGGCTTCGAACCGGCCGTCTCCTCGGGCCATCTGACCCGCTGCCGCAGCGAGGACTCGCCGCTCTCCCGCGGCCGGGTCCTGGTCTGCGGCGACGCGGCCGGGCTGCTGGAGCCGTGGACGAGGGAGGGCATCTCGTTCGCCCTGCGCTCGGGCCGGCTCGCGGGGGAGTGGGCGGTGCGCGTCGCGGAGTCGCACGACGCGGTGGACGCCCGCAGGCAGGCGCTCAACTACGCCTTCGCCATCAAGGCGGGGCTGGGCGTCGAGATGGCCGTCGGCCGGCGGATGCTCACGGTGTTCGAACGCCGCCCGGGGCTGCTCCACGCGGTCCTCACCGGTTTCCGTCCCGCCTGGAACGTCTTCGCGGACATCACCCGCGGCTCGACGACCCTCGCCGGGATGGTGCGGACGCATCCGCTGGCGCGCCGGGCGCTCGACATCCTGGACAAGCGGGCGGCGTCCTCCTAG
- a CDS encoding nitroreductase family deazaflavin-dependent oxidoreductase, translating to MPQTQPSPKQAPNTRNEARNTLKPPPYYLRGSALNVRFNRFVGWLARHGVSLLGTAEMSVRGRRSGTMQRVPVNQHVHEGTRYLVSARGHSQWVRNMRAAGGGELRVGRKVRTFTATEIPDAEKPAVLRAYLEKWGWEVNQYFQGVTAASSDEELLTAAPDHPVFRITLTG from the coding sequence ATGCCGCAGACCCAGCCCTCCCCGAAGCAGGCGCCGAACACCCGGAACGAGGCCCGGAACACCCTGAAGCCGCCCCCGTACTACCTCCGGGGCAGCGCCCTCAACGTGCGGTTCAACCGGTTCGTCGGCTGGCTGGCACGCCACGGCGTCAGCCTGCTCGGCACGGCGGAGATGTCCGTCCGCGGACGCAGGAGCGGAACGATGCAGCGCGTCCCCGTGAACCAGCACGTCCACGAGGGCACCCGCTACCTGGTCTCCGCGCGCGGCCACTCCCAGTGGGTGCGCAACATGCGCGCGGCGGGCGGCGGCGAGCTCCGGGTCGGGCGGAAGGTGAGGACGTTCACCGCCACGGAGATCCCGGACGCGGAGAAGCCCGCCGTCCTGCGCGCCTACCTGGAGAAGTGGGGCTGGGAGGTCAACCAGTACTTCCAGGGCGTGACGGCGGCCTCCTCGGACGAGGAGCTGCTGACCGCCGCCCCCGACCACCCCGTCTTCCGTATCACCCTCACCGGCTGA
- a CDS encoding TetR/AcrR family transcriptional regulator, with product MTSVRGARERARIEVTAAIKEEARRRLAAEGAAKLSLRAVARELGMVSSALYRYFPSRDELLTALIIDAYDAVGAAAEAAAARPGSATTPSGEKPVPHGAHFLRWTAVCAAVRAWALAHPHEYALIYGSPVPGYSAPKDTVGPASRVGLVLVGIARDAFLAEGLAVPPLGGRMTAEARRIADDVAPDLPPPVVAALVAAWAQLFGLLSFELFGQFERVVEERDVFFGHATARLAAEVGLRPPPAAARPWG from the coding sequence ATGACAAGCGTGCGCGGGGCCAGGGAACGGGCCCGGATCGAAGTCACCGCGGCCATCAAGGAGGAGGCCCGCCGCCGGCTCGCCGCCGAGGGCGCCGCGAAACTGTCGCTGCGCGCCGTCGCCCGCGAGCTCGGCATGGTCTCCTCAGCGCTCTACCGCTACTTCCCGAGCCGCGACGAACTGCTGACGGCCCTGATCATCGACGCCTACGACGCCGTGGGCGCCGCCGCCGAGGCGGCCGCGGCCCGCCCCGGCAGCGCCACCACCCCCAGCGGGGAGAAGCCGGTCCCGCACGGTGCCCACTTCCTGCGCTGGACGGCCGTCTGCGCCGCCGTCCGCGCCTGGGCCCTCGCCCACCCCCACGAGTACGCCCTGATCTACGGCTCGCCCGTGCCCGGTTACAGCGCGCCCAAGGACACCGTGGGCCCGGCCTCCCGGGTCGGACTGGTCCTCGTCGGCATCGCGCGCGACGCCTTTCTCGCCGAGGGCCTCGCCGTCCCGCCGCTGGGCGGCCGCATGACGGCGGAGGCCCGGCGCATCGCCGACGACGTCGCGCCCGATCTGCCGCCGCCGGTGGTGGCGGCGCTCGTCGCCGCGTGGGCGCAGCTCTTCGGGCTGCTCTCGTTCGAGTTGTTCGGACAGTTCGAGCGGGTCGTGGAGGAGCGTGACGTCTTCTTCGGCCACGCGACGGCCCGCCTCGCCGCCGAGGTGGGCCTGCGCCCGCCGCCCGCCGCCGCCCGGCCCTGGGGGTAG